The following proteins are encoded in a genomic region of Diabrotica virgifera virgifera chromosome 1, PGI_DIABVI_V3a:
- the LOC126891014 gene encoding uncharacterized protein LOC126891014 — protein sequence MDETYVHSSHTYQKSWSDSSNKGIQKPVSKGQMLVIVHAGGESGFVKNAYLRYKPTIKTVDYHDTMNYDNYKKWLQDKLIPNLPPNSVLVIDNAPYHNVQTERCPTMSSRKAEMQQWLTTRNISFTDDMLKFELYDIIKLHKPLFKTYEIDKILEDKGHSVLRLPKTLSGFESYRVSMGFYEAICR from the coding sequence ATGGATGAAACATACGTCCATTCATCTCATACCTACCAAAAGAGCTGGTCTGATAGTTCAAACAAGGGCATACAAAAACCAGTATCTAAAGGACAGATGCTTGTGATAGTGCATGCTGGAGGTGAAAGTGGTTTTGTTAAAAACGCTTATCTGCGCTACAAACCTACTATAAAAACAGTAGATTATCATGATACAATGAACTACGACAATTACAAAAAGTGGCTTCAGGATAAACTGATACCAAATTTGCCCCCGAATAGCGTTTTAGTGATTGATAATGCACCGTATCACAACGTACAAACTGAGAGATGTCCAACTATGTCTTCCAGGAAAGCAGAAATGCAGCAGTGGCTGACAACGCGAAATATTTCCTTTACAGATGACATGTTGAAATTTGAATTATACGACATTATAAAATTACACAAACCTCTGTTTAAAACCTATGAAATTGACAAAATACTCGAGGATAAAGGACATTCAGTTTTACGGTTACCCAAGACATTATCCGGATTTGAATCCTATAGAGTTAGTATGGGCTTCTATGAAGCAATATGTCGCTGA